A region of Periplaneta americana isolate PAMFEO1 chromosome 16, P.americana_PAMFEO1_priV1, whole genome shotgun sequence DNA encodes the following proteins:
- the LOC138691436 gene encoding zinc finger protein 782-like — protein sequence MGSAKTPGIDIFTSNGIDSPQIEEKIPDNSTSSENPASENSDHQVPRRNSNFQVEANDKAHGPFICDICGQVFWDLQRFSIHSRAHTSSRTFKCDICRKCFSYSANLKTHLRTHTGEKPFKCHICGKCFSETGARKSHIRTHTGEKPFKCSICGKSYSEAGTLKTHERTHTGNKPFKCGMCQKCFSQSNHLKAHVRMHKGVKPFKCNICLNSFSQSGTLKSHIRIHTGERPFKCEYCGKCFSSSGNLRTHVRKHTGQKPFRCDICGKCFSESGTLKVHMRSHTGEKSFKCDICKKCFSQSGTLRNHVRTHSVEKPYKCDFCEKCYSHSKSLKYHSRKHTDGSHPNPHPSPS from the exons aTGGGGTCAGCAAAGACCCCAGGTATAGA CATTTTCACTAGTAATGGGATTGACTCGCCACAGATAGAGGAGAAAATTCCTGATAATAGTACTTCTTCAGAGAATCCAGCCTCTGAAAATTCAGATCACCAGGTGCCGAGAAGAAATAGCAACTTCCAGGTAGAGGCCAATGACAAAGCCCATGGCCCATTTATATGCGATATCTGTGGCCAAGTCTTCTGGGATCTCCAGAGGTTCAGCATACACTCCCGAGCACACACAAGCAGCAGGACGTTCAAGTGCGACATCTGTAGGAAGTGTTTTTCATATTCAGCAAATCTAAAAACTCATTTACGTACTCACACTGGTGAAAAGCCGTTCAAATGTCACATTTGTGGGAAATGCTTCTCAGAAACTGGAGCTCGTAAAAGTCACATCCGCACGCACACTGGTGAAAAGCCGTTCAAATGCAGTATCTGCGGGAAGAGTTACTCAGAAGCTGGAACTCTCAAAACTCACGAACGCACCCATACGGGAAATAAGCCGTTTAAATGCGGGATGTGTCAGAAATGTTTCTCGCAATCTAATCACTTGAAAGCTCACGTGCGCATGCACAAAGGTGtaaagccattcaaatgcaacATCTGTCTGAACTCTTTTTCGCAGTCTGGGACTTTGAAATCTCATATTCGTATTCACACTGGTGAGAGACCATTCAAATGCGAATATTGTGGGAAATGTTTTTCAAGTTCCGGGAATTTAAGAACGCATGTACGCAAACACACAGGCCAGAAGCCATTCAGATGCGATATCTGTGGGAAATGTTTTTCTGAATCGGGAACTTTGAAAGTGCATATGCGAAGTCACACAGGCGAGAAGTCATTCAAGTGCGatatctgtaagaaatgcttctcACAGTCGGGAACTCTAAGAAATCATGTTCGTACCCACTCTGTCGAAAAGCCATACAAGTGCGACTTCTGCGAGAAATGTTATTCACATTCGAAAAGTTTGAAATATCATTCACGTAAGCACACGGATGGAAGCCATCCGAATCCACATCCTTCCCCGTCGTAG
- the LOC138691940 gene encoding zinc finger protein OZF-like, translating into MDVIKMEPDVDPLAVEEANTSLGEGNLTPRHSQITVDNMDPSYILKREVKIEETSVGVTLPAMKRESEDETFGIVEVKDEIKLEEITEDCEVLSESIFTSDGTESSQVQSDICISTENAASENSTDHQIYVELPREKESPSDKHHDSFICNICGQVFRDGQSSSMHSRVHRNNRTFECDVCGKFFSCSFNLKIHSRSHTGEKPFKCNICGKCFAVSGILKSHIRTHTGEKPFKCNVCGKSYSERGSVKSHERTHTGNKPFKCDFCGKCFLQSSHLKDHERMHKGVKPYKCDICLKSFSQSGSLRSHVRVHTGERPFKCEYCGKSFSCSGNLKTHIRKHTGHKPFKCDVCGKCFSESGTLKVHMRRHTGENLFKCNVCEKSYTQSKGLKYHARKHTAESRLNSPSRENSFQT; encoded by the exons ATGGACGTGATCAAAATGGAACCTGACGTTGACCCATTGGCTGTAGAAGAGGCAAATACGTCACTAGGT GAAGGAAATTTGACTCCGCGTCATTCTCAGATTACTGTGGACAACATGGACCCCAGCTACATTCTCAAACGGGAAGTTAAAATAGAGGAGACTTCGGTGGGAGTTACACTTCCTGCAATGAAACGTGAATCTGAG GATGAGACATTTGGCATTGTTGAAGTGAAAGACGAGATTAAGCTGGAAGAGATCACAGAGGACTGCGAAGTTCTATCAGAAAG CATTTTCACTAGTGATGGGACTGAATCGTCGCAGGTGCAGTCAGATATTTGTATTTCAACAGAAAACGCAGCCTCTGAAAATTCAACAGATCACCAGATTTACGTCGAGTTGCCAAGAGAAAAGGAGTCCCCGAGTGACAAACACCATgattcatttatatgtaatatttgtgggCAGGTCTTTCGGGATGGCCAGAGTTCGAGCATGCATTCTCGAGTGCACAGAAATAACAGGACTTTCGAATGTGACGTCTGTGGGAAATTCTTCTCATGTTCATTCAATCTAAAAATACATTCACGTAGTCACACGGGCGAAAAGCCGTTCAAATGCAACATTTGTGGGAAATGCTTCGCGGTCTCTGGAATCCTAAAAAGTCATATTCGAACTCACACCGGTGAAAAACCATTCAAGTGCAACGTCTGTGGAAAGAGTTATTCTGAGAGGGGAAGTGTGAAATCTCATGAACGGACGCATACAGGAAataaaccattcaaatgcgactTCTGTGGGAAATGTTTCTTACAATCCAGCCATTTGAAAGATCATGAACGCATGCACAAAGGCGTAAAACCATATAAGTGCGATATCTGTCTGAAATCTTTCTCGCAGTCTGGAAGTCTAAGGTCTCACGTTCGTGTTCACACTGgtgaaaggccattcaaatgcgaataTTGCGGGAAATCCTTTTCGTGTTCGGGAAATCTAAAAACGCATATACGTAAGCACACGGGTCataagccattcaaatgcgatgtctgtggaaaatGTTTTTCGGAATCAGGAACTTTGAAAGTGCATATGCGCCGACACACGGGAGAAAACTtattcaaatgcaatgtttgtgaGAAAAGTTACACACAATCGAAAGGTTTAAAATATCACGCACGTAAGCACACGGCTGAAAGCCGCTTGAATTCACCGTCAAGGGAAAATTCTTTTCAGACATAG